GATGTACTCTCCATCGCTTCCTATGACAAGGAAGTGGCAAAGGAGTGGTTTGATTACATTATCCATGAAGTTGAAAAAAGAGGATTTTCCTACAAGGTAGATAATTGCAGATAGTTCATGTCTTTATAACCATCGATCTTCCATTCGTCCAATCTCTCAAAGGTCGACGCAAAATCCTGCATTCAATCAAAGATAAGCTTAAAAACAAAAATATGTGCGTTGCCGACATCAGTGGAGAATATGCCAAAGAGGGCCACCTAGAGTTACTCTTTTTTGCAAACAGTCCGCAAGATGCCAATGAAAAAATAGAAAATCTCGAAAAGATGTTGGAAACCAATTTCCCCGACATAGAAATATCCCTTCAATATGAACTAATCTAATTTACAACTATTTTTCAATATAATACGCAAAACCATCAAGAGGAGAGCATATGAATCTAGAAAAAATCGGACATGGAGAGTCTCCAGATAAAGTACACGCACTCATTGAGATTCCTTACGGATCAAACATAAAGTATGAACTGGACAAAGAGAGTGGAGCCGTATGGGTAGATCGAGTCATGTACAGTGCGATGTTTTATCCGGCAAACTACGGTTTTGTTCCAAACACCCTTGCAGCAGACGGCGATCCTGCCGATATCATGGTGTTATGCGACTATCCTGTCATTCCTGGAAGTGTTATAAAATGTAGACTCATTGGTGTTCTTGTTATGGAAGATGAAAGCGGAATGGACGAAAAACTCCTGGCTGTACCTGTATCAAAAGTCGATCCGACATATGACAATATCAATACAATCGAAGATCTTCCGAAACATACTCTTGATAAAATCAAAAACTTTTTTGAAACATATAAAATCCTTGAACCAAATAAATGGGTGAAAGTAAAAGAGTACAAAGGAAAAGAAGAAGCAGCAAAAATATTGGAAGAGGCCATTAAAAACTACAAATAGGCCTCCTCTCTTCATATTCTACAATTTCAATCTATTTACTTGACTTTTTTATCTCTCTTCATTATAATGGCAATA
This region of Nitratiruptor sp. YY08-10 genomic DNA includes:
- a CDS encoding DUF503 family protein, which produces MQIVHVFITIDLPFVQSLKGRRKILHSIKDKLKNKNMCVADISGEYAKEGHLELLFFANSPQDANEKIENLEKMLETNFPDIEISLQYELI
- the ppa gene encoding inorganic diphosphatase, whose translation is MNLEKIGHGESPDKVHALIEIPYGSNIKYELDKESGAVWVDRVMYSAMFYPANYGFVPNTLAADGDPADIMVLCDYPVIPGSVIKCRLIGVLVMEDESGMDEKLLAVPVSKVDPTYDNINTIEDLPKHTLDKIKNFFETYKILEPNKWVKVKEYKGKEEAAKILEEAIKNYK